The segment ACCCACTTCTGGGTCGTCGTGGTTTGCTTTAAAGCTGCATTGGTCAACTATAAACTTCGAAAAGCTAGTTGCTTTAGCTTGCATTCAAGTCATGGACGTCGGAGAAAGAAATAACTGGAAAAACGTCAACTTCAACCGTCCGCCGGCAAAGGTGTTGGAGAACAGCAAGCATGAGTTACGTCGGACGCAGAAAAGGTTGATGACTCCGGCGAGTTACTTCAGTTTAGAGTCTCTGGTTCTGATGGTGGGTCTAACGGCGTCTATGTTGATCCTTCCGTTAGTTTTGCCGCCGTTACCTCCTCCTCCGTTTATGCTTCTTTTGATTCCGATTGGTATTATGGTCTTACTAGTCGTTCTTGCCTTCATGCCTTCTTCTTCTAAGGCCAAAGATGTAACTTGCACTTTTATGTAGTCCCttattattgtattttattttattacattttaaattttaatacacaACCAGTCAACTTTGTTTCTGATGAAACATGAAGAAACACCAAGATTACTGACAAGTCATAACAGAAGAGATTAAGGAGACTAATCAAGATTAGTGACAACTGACAAGTCATAATAAAAGCAAGACTAATAACCAGCTCTTTAGGCAGAGGTTAATTATCCCAGGAAAAATCTTTAGATAATGTTAAGGCGGTCTCATTGAGTCTAACTATAACCTTGTTGGAACGTTGGTGTTAGTCTCAGTGTTGAGCAAGTACCGTACCATACTGAAAGAACGTCAAAAGTAACAAAAACATGTATATTTTAGACTCGATTTGAGACTCAGAATGCCATAACATCATATTAATACGATCTCATGATACAAACGTAAGTTTAGAAATTACATCAAGTTATCAAGCCTATGGACCAACAAGACCTTGTATCTGAATTGCGTAAGAAGTATCACACTTACCAAGATAACGCCTAGCTAGCCCAGATGATGTGGTACAATATACCTCACTCTTTCCGGTCAAGTATAATGTAACTGAACTAATGTTGTGCGATATTCTTGAATGAATAATATCATAGGAGCTAGGACGCAAAGAGTATGTCCCTGGAGCTTTTGTTATTAATCGAATAATTTAAACCTGTTAAATCAAAACAGGAATACAACGTTCTTAAAAGGATCTCACTCGCTAGATAGTACTCTACGTCAGCATCAGTATCCCTTGGATCTAACATTTGTATCACACTACTTAAACAGAAGCTAGATACATTAGTTCTCTTCGTCAGCATCAGTTTCCCTTTCACCACGCTTCACATCTTGTGAGCTCCCCGCCGGATCAACTAGCTGTCGATAGCGAAACCACCAGCACATATCTTTGATCAATACCAAGGCCAGGGTCGGCTGAGCCATAGGGGCAAGGGGGGCGTCGGCCCAGagcccaattttttttttgcataattAGTGTTAAAATGggatttgatttaaaaaaaaaacattaaaaagggGTTCAAAATTTTTAAGTTCTCCCATAGAGTATATGtaaaaatttttttgaaaaactatttttcaggaaaagaaaaatatttctctAGGCAGTCATCAGGCACTACTAAGAAGACATTGTAATCTCTTAAACACATAGACTCAAGAAGAGTGACGAAGTCCGACTCTTCTTCGTCTGGTATAGCTTTTGAAATCACCATCAATTTTTTCTCTCCTCCTGCGCATTTATGCCACACCGCCCAGGTAATCATGTCTTGTAACATATTATTAAGCCTCATACGTTTCTCACCTAAAGTTGAGATATCCATTCCGGCTGCGCCATAATAATCAAAGGTATCTTATGACGCCACCAGAAAAAAGCACTCTGCGTAGAGAACGTTCGACTCCCTCCTTAAATGAAATTAAATCCTCAAAAGAAGAGTTCGAAGTCCTTGGCGTCCCAGAAGACTCATGTTGTAGCATCTGCGCGAGGTTCCTTTAGTGAACATAAACAGCTAAGATGCGCAAAAGGAAAACAAGCAGATCTAATAGTGACTGCAGGTAATACACAAAGCTACAGATCTTACGGATTCTATTATCGGACATGGTTTCGACGGAGATCGATGGAAATATTAGACTCTGAGAGAGGGAGTCTTTTATAACagatttttagtaattttttttttgaaacgtTTGTTTTTAAGCTTTAACTTAagacatatgttttttttaactaaaataattttgcTTTAACTATTGTACCCATAACTATTTTTTGTCCATGTGTCTAAATGGTAACCAAAAGAAACCAGGGTAAATACTAAATAGTGTATTCTTTTCCATTCTTTAAATTTGACTCaatttataagaaatattttttctcgGATATTCCTTCTCATTCTTTTTAATTTAGAGAATTATAGAACATAAACATTCCTATATTTGGTTCATCTTTAATCATTTCTTCTTTGTTTATATTAATCTTTTAACGGTCATCGATTAAAACTTGAAACCTATATTTATGAATTAATATATTAGGACCCATGGTGTTGTTCTTCTCTAAGACATTAGGAGTACTTCATATAGTGAATGCATTTGTAATAGTGAGAAATGTTGGGCCATGCTATATGGAAGGAACGCAATGGCAGAAAGTTTGGGGAAGATCACAAGCCTGCATCGGGGCTAATAAAACTCATTGATAAAGAGATTCGAAACTCCATTTCCAACATGGATCATCGACACAACTCGGCTTACCAAGGGGTCATGGGAACATGGTTTTCTTTTAGATAATTAATCTCTGTAATGTAAAGCTTTGTTTTTCGTTTCAGACTCAAACAAGCCATTTCggttgtaaatattttttttgttgaattaatttaatattcttTAGAAGAAAATGTTTGCCCAAATGTATGTTTATTTTTAGGTtctgtttttaactttttatatatataaagttgatgtaattttgtaactttatatatatataggatatTTCATCAGTGCCTACCCCTAACAATGCAAACCATGATTTGTGATTTAGCCGAATGGTTGAAAGAACATACCAGACTGAGAGAACGTCAAAAGCAACAGAAACTAGTACACTTCAGACTTATATTGAAGATGATTATAACTGAGAATGCCCATAACATCAAATTAATACGATCTCATGATACAAACGTAAGTTAGAAATTACATCagttatgaaaatatatataggaagaacaaaaatatacaaaaaaaaaaaaacatgcatcATATCAAACCCCATTCCTTAAATCATACTCTTTTATTTCTCTCCATTCTTAATTTTTCCAACTATCCATAGAAAATGTGTCCAAAGCAGATCCATTTTGCTGAGAGGCTTGTGTTAACTCTGTCTCCCTGCTTCTTTCATGGTTTTAACAGAAAATGGCCGTAAGGTGATGCTCCAAAACCGCCATAAGGTGAGGAGTCTCGCTTACTTCCACAACAGGAACATCACATCCTTGGAGCTGTCTCACAGCTTCAACGAGCTGTCCTCTCAGCCTCTGAGACAGCAACCGCCCACCTGCATTCACACACTCTCTATACAGCGGCATGTAAGCAATCGCTACTCTTAGCGGCGCAGGAAGGTCTCTTAAAGAGATAGCACACTCTCCTCTCTTCAATACCCTcataaaattaatgaaattctCATGGCTCTCTCTCATTCCTTTCTCAAAAGCTGACTCCGACCAATGCTCTCTGAGAAACGATTTAAGATCTGAAGGAACGGTTTCATCTTCTGAAGACTTCGCTATGCTGTCTGCAACTGAGTATGTAGCCGTTGGATCTCCCAAGAAGTCTGATTTGAGGAGAAACTCCACTCCTTGGAGAGACCCTCCGCTTCTTTCTCCAGCTGCTTTGAGGATCTCGATGCTTAGAGCTGTTAAGACAGGTGAAGGAACAAAAGGGAGGAGATAAGCAGCGACCTCGACTTGGCTACTCGAAGTGGCGGCTGTTAGAGCAAGACAAAGCTCCATGTCTCGGCAACCTCTTTTCACAAACCACTGAACAACTTGCATACAGCCTCTCTCTGCCGCTCTCATCAGAGGACCTAAGAAGGCAATGGCGTTGCCTTCTTCCACTAAGCACTTCATTGTTCCGAGTTTACAGTAATGCGAGGCGAAACCAAGAGCTAAGTCCACATCCACATCTAAGCTGTTCCTTTGAGCAATCTGAATCAGACAAAAACACAAGATGTTTGCCTTTAgctttttaagtattttggataattttgagtatttcagatatttttggatattaGATCTTAAAATgttaacatattaaatatataattgtgatTCAAATATTTTAGGCATCTGTAATATTTCGGTTTGGGTCAGGTCCGGATTCATTTCTTCGGATACCGAAATTTTGGATCCGTTGGTATATTTTACCAATTTACAacattttggttcggttttggttcggtttttcaGGTAGGGATATTTTGTCCAGCCCTATCTAAAAGAAAGCAAATGAGTGGGAAGCTTACATGCAACAAGACGCGGACAAGTTCTGTACTACCAAACCGTGAAGCTTCAAGGAAACATTGGTTCACGTTATCTGCACCACCTTCAACAAGCATACCGAGGAGTCCTTGTATGACAGTAGCTGATATGCCAGACGCCCAACCAGGATCAAAGGAGTTGGAGAACAAAGTGAGAGGGAAACAAGCTGCATCAAAAGCCTCAGTGAAGTCCCTTCCCGAGAGATGGTTCCCTGCTAGTTCTAGAAACATCTTGAAAGCAGAAAGCTGTAGTTCAATCTCGGTAGCTGAACTGTGGCTAACTCTATCTCTTGCTCCTTGGCATCGGGAGTGGAAACCTATGCATTTGAGAGCCCATTCGGTGAACTTCTGAACTTTTGCACCAGCTTCTGCTTTCAGAATCTCGTCCCCGTTACACTCTTGGAGACGCTCCTGCAAACTGAGTATTAGGTAGAAACAAAACATAAGATTAGGATTTATATCATAGTAACTGTACCgaagtttttttaattatggcAGTTAGTTCGGATTATTCGGTTAGGTAGTTTGGTTAGTACGGTTCAACATAAATCTTATCGAATTAAACCGAATTAATGTTCTGTTTggtatttggttagttcggtttggtATGTGCTACcaaatttttgattttggttAAGTTTTGTTAAAATTCCGGATAATTTTGGTTAATTTAGTTTGGATCAAAATTTGGTTAATTCGGTTCGTGTTTTCGGTATAGTttggatataatttttttatttcaaagaaAACAGAAGTAACCAATTgctgaaccgaaccaaatcaAACTCTTTTCGAAAACCTactgaaccaaaccgaactTCTAACCATCTAAccgaaattttggttcggttcaattCAAAATCCCAGGCCTAACTGAGAGACTGCAGGAGCCAACCTGTTCTAAGCATCAGAACTATAACAATTGAAAGAGAAGAAACGCAAATGTACCTTTGAGCCATTACAGTAACACTATCAGCAAGACTCATCGTCCGGCTATGGCAAGCAGAGACACATGAAGCGAGAAACGAAGTCCTAAGAGTAGCTCTTGTAAAGTCATGAGCACCATGACATACGATCTCCTTAATCAATCCAGTAACCCCCTGAAACTCATGCTTTGTAGTCAAGAACCAAACAGAATCTAGACCAACGCACAGCAGATCATTCAAAGTCTGCGGATCAGCTAACTGAATCAACCTCTCGGCATGTTCCCAGTCCATTGAGGTCACAGCGCCTTGGAAGACTCGCCCCAGTTCGATTCTTTCCTGTCTACTAAGCTTTTTCTGCGGAGAATTATTTTCCTTGTCGATGAGATCCTCGCTGCCTTTGAAGTTTAGTTTCTTTGCACTGCAACCACAACATTCATTTGAATTAGTGCCAGCTGGATCCTTTCCTATCAGAGGCGCCTCTCTTGAAAAAACCACATTACTCGCACCCTCGCCTTCTTCGTTCTTCTCAGAGCAGTAAGGCTCATCAGGGTAGTATATCTCATCATCACTTAACTTTATATCATCAAACACTGCTTCTTTctccattcttcttcttctcgagATGTGTATTCACAAGTTCACACACATAAAGaaccaaacaaaacttctcttCATCTGTGAACCAGAGAGCTTACACAAGAACAAAGAGGTCTCAGCTTTTATATGCTCTTCCAGATAGATCAAGATAGCAAAACGGATCTCAACATGTTCGAAATCTACAGAACCAAAACCTTCACCGAGTCTTGACCATGGCATACGAAATTAACAAGAAGCCCTAGATTCGAAACAAATACATCATCAGCAAATATATTCGATTCcaatcagcaaaaaaaaaaaaaacacagagaaGAGTAAACACTAAATCGAACATGCGATCAGACAAAACTGAATCGAGTTTCAGAAGAACAACGTAATTGAacatgaagagagagagaaacctgGACAAGATTTGTTccattagagagagagagagagagagagagagagagagagaggagaaagaGAGGCTGAGAAGAACCCCTCTTGTGTGCATCgggttcttgttttttttattacacgaattatatttttaatataaatattctcTCTTTGAATTATTTACATTTGTCGAatcttttgatttattaaaataaactctAAATGATagattctctcttcttttctttggtCACTGTTAATTTTTCTTTGAAATCTTAGAATCTACTCAATCTAACGACTTCAAATCATATGAAGACAAAACcgatttgaagtttttttttctttcaatattGGTCAGATTGGAAGTTTAAATGAGgataataatttaaagtatttaattaatattttggtttataagaGATTTTAGATTCAAACCTGGTATATGCATCTTGTTGTATAGTACGGAGTTGATTATAACAATTCAAACATATAAGTTGAACCGCATTTTTGGTGTGAAACTTTTGTACTTGTTGATTACTAAACGCGTCCTAATCACTGATGGTAAACCTATAACAAAAGTGTATGAGAAATGTTCAATGGATGGTGATGTAATACTAGATGCTAACATGGTTTATTATAATTTTCCAAGACCCACAATCATGTGAATTATTAAAGTCTTGTAATCCATATATAATGCGTGTAAGGTCACAAAAAATACggtatatacttttattttaaactatattaagtATCAACATCAATCGAAAAAATGATTTCCCTTTGAAAATACTACAAAATGTTATCATCAAGTTGATTCTAAATAATGCTATCATTATTCTTCTGTTATTATTATTGTAATATACGAAAACGACTCGTAAGTGGGTTGCTTACGGAAAACACAGACATACGAATGTGACGCAGATGTAActgcaaatatattttttttttgtatacgaTGCCCCcactctttctttatttttgctTCTTTACCTTTTTAAAATGAACGCACATAATTTTATTAGTACGCTTTTACCAAGTTTTTTTGAAGATAGTtgttagaaactataatattacTTAACCGTTTTTAATTTCCATTACatagtttttatttatgaaaaatcaAGTAAATAGAAAGATGAAAACAACTAACATTCTCTAAAGAACACTTTTGAATTTACTCCAAAGCCCATACTAAAccatgttattatatatattttagatggaTTCAAGTCGATCGAAGCCTAAGTAAAAGATGGCTAGTAGTGGGAAGCTCATGAGATTGTATAAATCTTTTAACAAAACTTGcatgttttcttaataacatTTGTACTTTTGAATGGTTTTGATTCTTTTGAACGGGCCGATCATATACAATGGCTGAATATCTGACTCATCAGATTACATGAAAGATTTTGTAATTTTGGTTTGGAAAGATataataatttgatattttcagAGTACAAATAGTGAGTAAGAAACGACAAAGAATAACATATTCTCttacatttctaaaaaaattactatttaggagaaatctttttctttttcattctttaccattcttttttgtagagaaataaagaataaggttattatttattaaatatgaaataaaaaaactatttattttcatttatacaattttatttctcTACGTTCATTTCCTATTTGTTTCTCTGGTTTCCAGAATGGTCATCAGTCGGATCGACCGGTGATTTAACGTAAAGCATTTACAACAAACACATCTTATTAGAATTTGTGGCTTCTAAAAACCAGTATTGCCATTTGGTAAATTCGAAATTTAATACAATGTATCACTTATTTTCATTGTTCCTTGTATAGATATAATCTCAGGACAATATAATAGAAAGTGCACCCCCGAAAAAGTTCATTATatttaagtttaaaattaattgtttccTATAGATTTAAATATACCTCCTCGTCACTCATCCCCCTCGACGATTTACGTGTGTACATCGACCTCTCTCAATCTCTTTTCGCTGCAAGCCTTACAAGATCAAGCATGGATGAAGAATACGAGGTTATTGTTCTCGGAACCGGTCTCAAGGAGTGCATCCTCAGCGGCCTCCTTTCTGTCGATGGTGTCAAGGTCCCCACCCTCTTCCTTCAATTCgcatttagatttttttttcccttCTCTTACTGCCTTAATCCGGATGAACGGATCAGATTAGATCTCCGGTTGTATGATTAATGTGGATGAGACGTTATGTTGTTAATCGAATACTTTCATTTGATTTTACCACGATCTGATCATTTTAAGCATTGGTTATTTTGATTAATGTTGTCGGTGTGGATATCATGAGTAGGTGATTCACATGGACAGGAATGATTACTATGGTGGAGAATCAACATCTCTTTACCTCAATCAGGTTCTTCTTTCTAAGTCTTTATTAATGGTTTTGTGGTGGTTCATTAGCAGTTTACTTTTATTcatcgtttttatttttgtgtgcaGCTTTGGAAGAAGTTCAGAGGAGAAGAGAAGGCTCCTGAGCATTTAGGTGCAAGCAGGGACTACAACGTTGACATGATGCCTAAGGTATTGTTGTTGGTGGCTTTCATTATATTGTATGCATGCTAACTAATGAGTCAACCTAACGTTTGTCTTTCAATGTGATGGACCAGTTTATGATGGGAAATGGCAAGCTCGTTCGTACACTTATTCACACAgatgttacaaaatatttgtCGTTTAAAGCAGTTGATGGAAGCTATGTTTTCGTTAAAGGGAAGGTAAAAGCTTCTCTTCTCATTCACGTATAGGTTTtgcatatatttacaaaaaatcattttgcCGATAACTCTTTAACTGTTGATGAATATATTTGGCTATACTCTATAGGTTCAAAAGGTGCCAGTGACTCCTATGGAGGCCATGAAATCTAATCTCATGGGCATATTTGAGAAACGTCGAGCTGGCAAGTTTTTTGGTTATGTTCAGGATTACGACGAGAAGGATCCCAAAACACACAACGGAATGGATTTGACCAAACTTACAACTAAGGAACTGATTGCGTAAGCTCTATGTAATAATACCCTTTAGCTAGCTTTACATGTGGCTAACCATTTAGATGGCAGGAAATTTGGTCTTGATGACAACACTATTGACTTTATCGGTCACGCGATTGCACTTCACACCAATGACGAACATCTCCATCAACCTGCCTTGGATACTGTTATGAGAATGAAGGTGAACTTTTTTTGTCAGACTTGTTTTTAACATCTCTGAAGCTGACATTTTTGCTTTAATTGGTTTGGCTAGCTCTATGCGGAATCTCTTGCACGTTTCCAAGGAAGCTCTCCATATATTTATCCTCTCTATGGGTTGGGAGAACTACCTCAGGTTTTTCTATCACTCTAATCTTTGCCTTGGTTGCCTTAATCTCCTTCAGTTTTAGATGATTATTTCTTGCTTCTTCTCTGACTTTTCTATATATCTTCTCCTTGTTCAGGCATTTGCACGGCTTAGTGCTGTCTATGGTGGTACATATATGTTGAACAAACCTGATTGCACGGTAATTTTCTCTTCCTTATTATTACAACTCATTGGTTTTTCTTACTTGTGGTGCAAGTATCAATGTAGGGATGTTGTactcatatatatatcaatattaattCTTATGATAGGTAGAGTTTGACGAGGAAGGTAAGGTTACTGGTGTAACATCTGAGGGAGAGACCGCCAAATGCAAAAAGGTTGTGTGTGACCCTTCTTACCTGCCCAACAAGGTAATTATATTGCAGTTCTTATCATGTTTAAACCATCTTTTTAACCTTGTCCTTCTTTTCCTTGGTTATTTATATTATGATTGTGGAATGTTTCATGATATGAAGAGTAATGACATTCAAACAGGTTAACAAGATCGGCAGAGTTGCTAGGGCCATCGCAATTATGAGCCACCCTATTCCAAACACCAATGACTCTCACTCAGTACAGGTCATCATACCCCAGAAGCAGTTGGCCCGCAAGTCAGACATGTGAGttccttttgttttctttttgttcttacaatGATTTGTTTAAGCTCCATCTCAGTATCATATTGACATACGTCTCTACACGCTGACAGGTATGTCTTCTGTTGTTCATACTCCCACAACGTGGCTCCCAAGGGAAAGTTCATCGCATTTGTGTCGACAGATGCAGAGACTGATAACCCTCAAACCGAACTAAAGGCTGGAATTGATCTTTTGggtcctgttgatgagatattCTTCGACATGTATGATAGATACGAGCCTGTCAACGAGCCCGCTTCGGACAACTGCTTTATATCAACGGTGAGCCATCTTTAATTTACACTGTAGCCTACTTTTAGATTGGGTGGATTCTAAGTAATTAACTAACACTTTCCTTGTTGGTCATTAACAGAGCTATGATGCTACAACACACTTCGAGACAACGGTTGCTGATGTGTTGAACATGTATACCTTAATCACCGGAAAGGTAAATTTTCTGACATTCTCTACGGATATATGTTAGTGAGATGGAGACAAAACTCTTGAGTTTTCTTGACATCTTTTCATAtcaattttgtgtttttttcttcttcttatgtaGCAGCAACTAGACCTAAGTGTTGATCTGAGTGCAGCGAGTGCTGCAGAGGAGTGAGGAACCTGTGATCATTCTCTCTAGTTGTTGTTTCcttctttttcatttcttttcgtTGGTTTCAATACATAATCAGATCgatgctcttttttttttatgttgaatGTTTGGTTAAGACTTATAAAATCTCTTTAAAACCTTAACTTTTTTCAGCTGTTGGTGTCCTCTTTTATTTATGGAGGATATAGAACGAAGCTAAATATGTTTTTTACCTATGATTTATCGTTTGACCCTTTGTCTTTTAGTCGTTTATGTGGTTAAAATTGTTCTGAGATTTTgtaaattaaagaaaacaattatttgtaacttttttttgaacaccaatAATCTGTAACTTTAATTCGATATAATTCACCCTAAAAACACTATTACCTTGAGACGCAAATCGTACCTATAAGGCTATTAAATAGGTTTACTATAGAATTAAATACATCAAGGTTTCGTGGTGTAGTTGGTTATCACGTCAGTCTAACACACTGAAGGTCTCCGGTTCGAACCCGGGCGAAGCCATTACTTATTTTTGTGtacataataaaaaattagaaaaaactcaaaatggacgccgttgccggggatcgaacccgggtcaccCGCGTGACAGGCGGGAATACTTACCACTATACTACAACGACTTTGATGTTTGTTTAGTTACTGAGAATATTGTATCATAACTAGACAAATAAACAGTCCAATCTTCAAATTTGTAACTCTAAATGGCTAAAATTATAATAGTCTTTCGAAAAATCAGGTTAAGGATTGTAGTCACACTAATCCAAATATATTTCATCTTTCTTATAGAAGTAGGAAACCTGTTGCTTCAGTATTCTATTTTACACGCCACATCCGAAATTTTTAAGTGTGGCGAGCGTGTTTGTAAAATATTCTATCAATCTTTGGATTGTCTTGGCAGACTGTTAGGTGTTGCACTTGTGCGATCAGTTGTAGGCTGTATCAGCTTTGTTTGATGTTGGAGGCTTGGAGCACAATATTAAGGGCTTTGGGGAAAAAGTTGAGATAGATAATAAGTCAGGAAGATAATTCAAGGATATCCATATGTACTTATGCTTATAACTTATCCTattcagatttaaaaattaccGACTGATCAGGATCAGACATGTGGATGTAGAAATGATATTATTGTTATGCATATAAATCTGGAAAGAAAAACTTTCAAAATGAAACAAACAATAACTTCTAAAACATCTAATATAAATGAACAAATAAGTAACTGTTCATTATTGAGTTAATTATGTTTTCAATAAATAAACAAGTCTATTTGCCAACGTTTTATATCCTCCTTTCACATCCATATAATTTCGCGTTCTTTGTCTCTGATAGAAAGTCGAAAAgctctttttttatttgtccGCAACTCAAGACAAGTTGATCATTAATGGTTTAAAATTATTTCCATTTCAACACTTTATAAAATTTGGAAACACTTTAAAAGACAATTGCATGGTGACTCAGACTCCGAACGGAGAAAACGGATTAAGCGTTACGGATCTAGTGGACTAAACGGATCGAGCAGAACAAGAGTGGATCAAGCGGATCGAGAGGaataaaaatggatcaaacggATCTAGCGGTTCAAAACATAGGTTTGAATGGTAAAAGTGGATAAAAATCGGTTCAAAGTACtgtacatatttattataatttatataagatttaaacttatatttatttttctattaacttttttataaattaattaattttaaaataaatatgtaccctatttatttaatactatacgattgaataaactataaattatatatgaattaaatatgaacAAGTAGTATATTGCAAACTATAATCTTAACCTAAAATTGTAAAAGCTAAATGTTTTAATAGGTGTATGTattgtttagatattttaaaatctttagtacataatatttgatttttaaaattgttctaATAGTATAAAAcattacatatgtatatatatgaaaatatgaaataaaattgatctattatttgaataattttaatatccaaaaaattctgattttttttgtatacaatttcctttttaaaaaacttttacaTAACCAGACTATTTTTTAAAGAATGATATATATTATcttaaatcaaattaaataataaaacattAGAACCACTGAAAACACTCTAATTTTGCTGTGTAATTACTGTAGTAGGcagttcaatttttttgttcatatgtTTGGATCGCATGTAGTTcaacattattttattaattaaaaaggtGGAGCTGTTGGTAGTTaaa is part of the Brassica rapa cultivar Chiifu-401-42 chromosome A09, CAAS_Brap_v3.01, whole genome shotgun sequence genome and harbors:
- the LOC103841844 gene encoding protein AUXIN-REGULATED GENE INVOLVED IN ORGAN SIZE; its protein translation is MDVGERNNWKNVNFNRPPAKVLENSKHELRRTQKRLMTPASYFSLESLVLMVGLTASMLILPLVLPPLPPPPFMLLLIPIGIMVLLVVLAFMPSSSKAKDVTCTFM
- the LOC103841845 gene encoding ankyrin repeat protein SKIP35; the protein is MEKEAVFDDIKLSDDEIYYPDEPYCSEKNEEGEGASNVVFSREAPLIGKDPAGTNSNECCGCSAKKLNFKGSEDLIDKENNSPQKKLSRQERIELGRVFQGAVTSMDWEHAERLIQLADPQTLNDLLCVGLDSVWFLTTKHEFQGVTGLIKEIVCHGAHDFTRATLRTSFLASCVSACHSRTMSLADSVTVMAQSLQERLQECNGDEILKAEAGAKVQKFTEWALKCIGFHSRCQGARDRVSHSSATEIELQLSAFKMFLELAGNHLSGRDFTEAFDAACFPLTLFSNSFDPGWASGISATVIQGLLGMLVEGGADNVNQCFLEASRFGSTELVRVLLHIAQRNSLDVDVDLALGFASHYCKLGTMKCLVEEGNAIAFLGPLMRAAERGCMQVVQWFVKRGCRDMELCLALTAATSSSQVEVAAYLLPFVPSPVLTALSIEILKAAGERSGGSLQGVEFLLKSDFLGDPTATYSVADSIAKSSEDETVPSDLKSFLREHWSESAFEKGMRESHENFINFMRVLKRGECAISLRDLPAPLRVAIAYMPLYRECVNAGGRLLSQRLRGQLVEAVRQLQGCDVPVVEVSETPHLMAVLEHHLTAIFC
- the LOC103841846 gene encoding guanosine nucleotide diphosphate dissociation inhibitor 2 translates to MDEEYEVIVLGTGLKECILSGLLSVDGVKVIHMDRNDYYGGESTSLYLNQLWKKFRGEEKAPEHLGASRDYNVDMMPKFMMGNGKLVRTLIHTDVTKYLSFKAVDGSYVFVKGKVQKVPVTPMEAMKSNLMGIFEKRRAGKFFGYVQDYDEKDPKTHNGMDLTKLTTKELIAKFGLDDNTIDFIGHAIALHTNDEHLHQPALDTVMRMKLYAESLARFQGSSPYIYPLYGLGELPQAFARLSAVYGGTYMLNKPDCTVEFDEEGKVTGVTSEGETAKCKKVVCDPSYLPNKVNKIGRVARAIAIMSHPIPNTNDSHSVQVIIPQKQLARKSDMYVFCCSYSHNVAPKGKFIAFVSTDAETDNPQTELKAGIDLLGPVDEIFFDMYDRYEPVNEPASDNCFISTSYDATTHFETTVADVLNMYTLITGKQLDLSVDLSAASAAEE